Proteins from a genomic interval of Zingiber officinale cultivar Zhangliang chromosome 1B, Zo_v1.1, whole genome shotgun sequence:
- the LOC121988631 gene encoding serpin-ZXA-like, giving the protein MDLGESIARQTSFAIRLARHVGAAVASDCNLVSSPLSVHLVLALVAAGSKGRTLDEILSLLGLSSGKLADLNSLSSQIVSLVLADGSPSGGPRVSFANGVFVDSSVTLKPSFNDIVANTFKAEVKAVDFRTKADEIANEINSWVENVTSNLIKELLPPGSVDSDTRLVLGNALYFKGSWTEKFDASKTLNSEFYLLNGTSVEVAFMTSRKKQFLASYDGFKVLRLPYKQGEDKRSFSMYIFLPDAKDGLWSLEEKLNSESELLTRFLPMQKVEVNKFKLPKFKISFGFEASAVLKSLGLLSPFSVDADLSEMADSPIGHNLYVSSIFHKSFIEVNEEGTEAAAASAAVLMLRSRSFRMDFDADHPFMFLIREDMTGVLLFTGHVLNPSIE; this is encoded by the exons ATGGATCTGGGGGAGTCGATCGCTCGCCAAACCTCCTTCGCCATCCGCCTCGCGAGGCACGTCGGCGCGGCCGTCGCCTCCGACTGCAACCTCGTGTCCTCCCCTCTTTCCGTCCATCTCGTCCTCGCCCTCGTTGCCGCCGGCTCCAAGGGCCGTACGCTCGACGAAATCCTCTCCTTACTCGGCCTCAGCTCTGGAAAACTAGCCGATCTCAACTCCCTCTCCTCGCAGATCGTCTCCCTCGTCCTTGCTGACGGGTCGCCGAGTGGTGGGCCGAGGGTTTCGTTCGCCAATGGAGTCTTCGTTGACTCCTCGGTGACGCTGAAGCCGTCCTTTAACGATATCGTCGCCAATACGTTTAAGGCGGAGGTTAAAGCAGTAGATTTCCGAACCAAG GCTGATGAGATAGCAAATGAAATTAACTCCTGGGTTGAAAATGTTACTTCAAACTTGATCAAAGAGCTCCTTCCTCCTGGATCTGTCGACAGTGACACTAGATTGGTCCTGGGGAATGCACTCTACTTCAAAGGATCCTGGACTGAAAAGTTTGATGCATCTAAGACATTAAACTCTGAATTCTACCTGCTGAATGGAACATCTGTCGAAGTGGCTTTCATGACTAGTAGGAAAAAACAGTTTCTGGCCTCATACGATGGATTCAAGGTTCTTAGGCTTCCCTATAAGCAAGGTGAAGATAAAAGGTCATTCTCTATGTATATCTTTTTGCCAGACGCCAAAGATGGTCTATGGAGTTTGGAGGAGAAGTTAAACAGCGAATCTGAGCTCTTAACACGTTTTCTTCCGATGCAAAAGGTTGAAGTGAACAAATTCAAGCTGCCCAAATTCAAGATATCATTTGGTTTTGAAGCGTCTGCAGTGTTGAAAAGCTTGGGTCTTTTATCACCTTTCAGTGTAGATGCAGATTTGTCAGAAATGGCGGATTCGCCTATTGGGCACAACCTCTATGTATCATCAATTTTCCACAAATCCTTCATTGAAGTCAATGAAGAAGGAACAGAAGCAGCTGCTGCTTCTGCTGCAGTATTGATGCTGAGGTCAAGGTCATTCCGCATGGACTTTGATGCTGATCACCCATTTATGTTTCTGATCAGAGAAGACATGACAGGAGTACTGCTGTTCACTGGGCATGTTCTTAATCCATCAATTGAGTAA